AAAAGTATAACTTAACTGCGATTTCAGACATAGAATGCCATCAAGTAACAACCTTGTTGCGAAGACGATGCTCTTTCAAACATGGCATAGAACAAAAACGGTTGCAATTGTACTCGAATGGTACCTGACCAGCCATATTGACAGCACATTGAAAGCATCGTGAAACCACAGAGCATCCTTGTTTTAAAATACGTTGTTCAGCAGCTACTGCTCTCTATGGTACAAATTTACAGTTTTAATGacattatttcataattcaaaCAACTATTGATTAAAACATTTACCTTTTCTCTATCGTTAAGATTAAGGAATCTCTGCTTAGCGTCTTCCTCCTGCTTCTTCAAAtcaaattctttctttttcaacttttctttttctcgtttcagTTTTCTATATTGTCTCTTTTTTTCCGATTCCTCTTGTTCTATTTCATCAGTAAGTGGTCCAGGTATTTGAGACTTTATAATaaacaaatgtattattttatagatattgatgatattttattaaaggaACATAAAGAAACAGTATAGTAAGTACCTTACTATAATTGAACTTATCGGGATTGGCGCCCATAAATCTCCTAAACACGTTTCTAGTTTCCTTATCGTTCGCTGCTGCATATGGAgtttgtaattttctatttttgttaCAGGGGTCTGAACCAGCTTCCAATAATCGCCTAAAATTAAATCCCTTAACACTTCTTCATCTCAAAAGAAGCATTTTACGAATAATAATGCGAACATACCACACCGATTTTAGATGCCCATTCAGAGCTGCTACGTGTAACATTGTATTACCATCCTCGTTGGGATCATTCACCAACTTTGTTACATCATTTTTATGTATGATCGAGTTACTCTCAACAGTTGTATCTCCTTTGTTCTGATCCTCCAACTCTGTATTTTTTTCTGCTTCCATTAGTAAGTCATCAATAACAGACGACAGTAGATCGTTGTCACCTACTTTGCACGCCGACCATAACTTCATCTTTGCGCTAATTAGCGATTCGTTCATAATGCAGTCTAgaagaaattatatattttattagccaacccgcatctaagattgaaaatcttagaTTCATTGTGTATAGTTGGTcgaaatctcaacgaatggcctttttttttttgccactcCCGATCTGACCGAaaatggccgaaaaagggttggctctagagcgaatctcgctctaatTCATTTTAGCTTGTTATATGTTAAGTTCCTTAAATTTCTTCGACTACCGTCTATTTAACTCACCAtcctttttctgtttctttctttgaCGTCGAGTTTTCTTGTTTTTCATATATCTCGGTACAGTATCTTGGAAAGCTAGTAAATGTTCATTAAATTCGATTTCTAATTCTTGCTCGACCAGAGTAATATCCATTGGTACACCAACAGTTCCTATCTGACTGTCCAGCTCTGATTCCGAAGATGACCGTGCTAACTTTGCAACAATATCTAAAACAATAAGAtccaaattttataaatgtatagTACTATTAAATTATGTATAGTACTTCAAAATTCGTACCTGGTAAAGGACGGCACGGACTTTTTCTTGGTTTCGCTCTATCTATATGAGACCGAGAATTTCTCTGTTGTCTTTCAGGAGATGGTTGAGCAGGTATTTTATTCTTATCGTTATCTTGGGGATTACGTATGTTATTGGCAGTAATGGAATCGTATTCTTCATTCTCAACTTTTTCCGAAGTTTCATCGATTACCTCAACTTTTGAAACTTTCTTCCTCAGAGGCTGTCGCGGTGAAATAGGAAAGCAATCCGTAAAGTCAGCTGCAGATCCTAAAATATACAGTCGCAAAATAAGTATAAAGACAACTAAGGTATTACGATACAACAGTAATCGCGTACCATAAATTTCCATAGTACTTAATATATCATACACCCTTTTAACTTCATTAAACGTTGCTCTACGAGTAGGGAACGGCAGTGGTCTTAGTCTTGCATCATTTTTATCTAAAGGCGGATTTTTTCCTCCAAATAATACAGTACGATTATACGGTCCAACCGCTCTGTATAGAATCAGAGAAGAATTGTTAATATGGGATGACCATGATTCGAGTATGTCTTGTACAtgctgaaaaatatgaaaattttaatatccgtTTATGATTGTATCATCTGTTGCTTGCATCGATAAATAAACTACCTGAAGAAGCGAAGCTTCGTTATAACGACGCAAACTAGCACCAGCGCTTTTCGGATGATTAGTCGTACGTGAACTTTGGGCAAATCCTTGCTTGGCTCTTAcagtataaaaatgaaaggtCTTATGCACAATTGGTTCTCCATCTAAAAGAAAAAGTATTGGCTTATATAACGTATCGATATTTGCGAAAATAATATTTCgttataaataacaatttataccTTGAAATACAGCAGCAGCAAAATGCCCCCCACCAATCATGATAACGGTCCACGTTGTTTTCCTCCCGCTGTTTAATGCTTGAGCAATCATCTCATTGTCTACCTCAGGAATTTCCTAAAATGTAATTGCATCTCTCCTGATCTGGCACGTATAGACAACGCCAAGTGATTCTAACAAAGTAGATCAAATTACAAGATAAGATCATAGACAAGGATGTCTAAGCTTATaacaaaattctttttcaaaacTACGATGTTTATAAACAAATGAACAGACCTTCTTATGATGGAGTAAACACCTGTATATACTGAATATATTTCCATcatcattttcaaagaaaacttTTGAATGACGATTAGCAGTGACCATTAAACTTTCAAGTTTTTTCCCTTTCACTGTTTCATCTGAACATTCTGTGTCTGAACTATCAGAAATTGACTCTGCATTCCTTGCTTTCCTCTCTGTTTTCTTGATCTTCACTGCAGTGCTCTTATTTTCCCCAAGTCCACTTGGAGAATTACCTGTTTCTGAGATGTAGGTCTCATCCTCATTTTCAGACTCAGCATCACTTCCAGATAAGCTTGAAACATCCCCTGCAATGCGAATACTGCTATATTTTTTATGTCAAAATCATTAATccattaaaaatttgataattccTTTGATACCTTCATCAGCTAAGAGACTGAACTTATCCTCACTAATAGGCTTCAATCCATTTAAACGTTGCTTTAAATTATACCGGTGCCAATCTAATTTGTAATGAAGTCTCTGTTGTgctttatcttcaaatattgcATTGCAAAATGAACAACTTAAGGAGTCTGATACAACTAAGTCATCTAATTGACTTAATACCTTTTCAGTTTCTGAAACTGAAATAATATGCACactgttatttaaattttctataaacatATGGACAATCCAAACATTAATGTCAATGtcaaataaaacaattaaagtCTCAACAAATTTCTGACTTTAAAGAATACAAATGCATAATCACTGTGATCATAATCCTACGAGGCAATACATGCACGTCATCGCTAATAAGTATTTGATTAAGATAGAACGTTTTAAGTAACATTACCAGATGACGATCGAGATTGCATGCATTGTGCAACTTTAATTCCTTTTGTGATTCTGTTAAAATCTTCCAGAttgtatattttaaacatttgatGATCCATGACGTATTGCAATGTTTCAGCAGATGAAGGTGTTTTTGAAAGCAGGGtggaaaataaattcaatgaacgGTTGACAAAAATACAGAAACAGTTGAAAAGCTCCCAGAACGAAAAGTTAGCAAGGCCACTCTACAGGCCGTATTTCGTGTTGTAACCAGTGATTACAGATACAAAAGGACTGGATATTTCTCTGTTCtcaaagaattataattttagggATATCAGACACCCCCAGGTAAAGTTAGGTCTGCCTGTTCTgcactgttttaccgacgcggaattcgaagttcgacCTCCACGCCTCCACCGAGTGTTTATTGTTCAAAAGAATAAACATTATAATCTGattctgtaaaataataattgagaACAACATTGAAAAGTATTAATTAGTTAATCAGTGATTTGTTGAAAAGGATAGTTTagtaaaacaaacaaaaaatggGGAAACGACAGCATCAGAAAGATAAAATGTAAGATATTCCACTAATGCTACTTAGGTTATAAAGAaataacatattttcttttcttttcttttcttaattaatcattcaattatatttattgtttttGTAGGTATTTAACATACACTGAATGGACAACATTGTATGGTGGAAAAAAGTCAGGAACCTCTGAATCAAGTGAAGATACAACATTTAGGCGTTTACCATATGATCATTGTTGTTTAACTTTGCAACCATTTGAACACCCTTACTGTGATCCACATGGAAATGTTTTTGAATTAGAAGCAATATTAGAATACATAAAAAGATATAAACACAATCCTATCACAGGAAAATCATTAGATCCAAAAACTTTGATAAAACTTAACTTCTATAAAAATGTAGAAGGACAGTATCACTGTCCAGTTCTTTTTAAACTGTTTACCAAGCACTCTCACATTGTTGCTATTAAAACAACTGGAAATGTGTTTTCATATGAGgtataaaagaagaattatattttgtttttaaatgtttcttcataaatatttaatatattactGATGTTTTTAGGCAGTAGAACAATTGAATATAAAAACTCGTAATTGGAAGGATTTACTAAATGATGAACCTTTTACAAGGAAAGATATCATTACAATACAAGATCCGAATAATGCaacaaaattcaatttatcCACCTTTCATcatattaaaaacaatataaaagTTGAAGATGAAGGTAatgttttaatttctttaaatacaACTGTTGTGTATTTTAAAACAACTGAATGTGCTTACTACTGTTTCAGAAATGGTGAAGGACAGAAATAATCCCAATGCAAAACTAAAAACTGTATCAATGGAAactaaagaaatattatttgaattggATAGGGATTTTAAACAAGCTGCACCTAAGGAAGAAGTTTCTAAACCAAAAGCTGATAAATTTAATGCtgtttgtatattattattgatatattttattCTAACATGATATTTATGTGATATTTATATTTAGGCACATTATTCTACGGGCGCAGTAGCAGCTGGTTTTACATCAACAGTTATGCCAACTGAAACCACTCACCAGGCAGCAGTTATAGCGGAAGATTTAGTACGATACGAGCgagttaaaaaaaaaggtaactACTTAAGTACCTATTCATCTTTCAATTAgattaattacataaaattgttTTCCAGGATATGTAAGATTCCTTACGAATTTCGGTGCTTTGAATCTAGAACTGCACTGTGATCTTGTTTCAAAAACttgtgaaaattttataaaactttgcCAACGTGGCTATTATAATGGAACAAAGTTTCATCGATCCATACGAAATTTTATGGTAAATATAATTAACGTTTTATGTAGAAACTATAAGTAATAGAAACATAAGTGTTGATTTATTTAGATACAAGGTGGTGATCCCACTAATACTGGTAATGGAGGAACATCCATTTGGGGTAAAACGTTTGAAGACGAATTTAAACCAAACTTGGTGCATCAAGGAAGAGGAATTCTCTCTATGGCAAATTCTGGGCCAAATACAAATGGATCGcaattgtatataatttattatatagttTCGTATGTTCACCGGTAtatgatatttaatttattttaattacagtttCATCACGTTTCGGTCATGTAGACATTTAGATCGTAAGCATACTGTTTTTGGAAAGATAGTGGGTGGATTAGAAACATTGAATGCCATTGAAAAAGTTGAGGTAGACAACAAAGATAGACCTATAGAAGATATTGTCGTACAGAAAGCTCAAGTTTTCGTTGATCCGTTTCAAGAAGCAGACGAACAATTAATTGCTGAGCGTGAAGCCGAAGCAGAACGATTGGCTCAAGAAAGTGCGAGAAATAAATCAGATGACAAAAGAGGGAAAAAGGAGGACCTGAAAGTATATCGATCAGGCGTaggaaaatacataaaaatggATAAGGATGAAAAGTAACAtcaaattaaatagaaaatcacTTATATTAGATGTTTTTAATACAGTGGtaatcatttaattttgtcTGTAGGACGGAAAAAGATGAATCCAATACTGCACCTgcaattaagaagaaaaaagttgCAGCAAACTCATTTGGTGATTTTTCTTCTTGGTAGGAAAATTATTAAAGTATTAAAGATTAGTGTACATATATAAATtgtttagaattttaattttaagtgtaaaatatttttataaatatagatCTACAACTTGATTATCAcatgtatttaaatttaaaaaagtataaaatatgataaatttattattataaattaaacagTTATATATAAACTTTATCCTGATAAATTGTGCGTTTGAATATTTTGTACAAGCtgggaaaaaaaatttatacgaGTATATGAAGGTTAGACAACTGTACTGGAAATTAAAAGCTGAAGACCGGGTTCTCCATATTTGATGTTTGCTTTGCTCAACTCGAACGGGTAAATTTAGTATTCATTTTTCACGTGTTTCGTTGCAATTTTAGgttcaaattattgaaattcgagTGTAATTTGTGAAACAGTGCATATCAGATTAATATAAATTGAATATGGATGATTTAGGTgagtaaatttaaattaaatcgtgtcatttttaaataacctCAAACCTAAATTAAACTGTCAGAATTATCATAGCGTTTTGATATGTATTTTTCGTTACATCTTTTTTTAGATCCCTGTTTTTATTAATCCCCAATTCCATAATCATGTTTTTAAGAATTATAAATGGTTACAATATGTTatcttaatttaataatttcataattataatattattgaaaatatgattATGTATTTATGTTCAGTAAAGCAATCTGTACAGATATTcataaaaatgatatgaaaaattGAGCACGTACAAATTTATTatgaatatttgtaaaatgagttaataattttcattttgtctGTGTATATGATTTCATATATACTTATATAGCTATTGCTTTACGTTTGATTCGTATAAAATTTAGTAATAAACTCCAGATGTTACAtagtaaatttagaaaaaaagcaagaaaaatgtaaatacgTAACTATTATCTTAACGACCACGGGTCTATGGTAATTAGTAACGATTTATTGCGTCACCGTTAAACATACTACATACTGATTTACCCCTTGACTTCATTTACTTGATATACATTTCATTcaatctgaaatttttttaattcaagtaTATCGGttgaatttattattagttGAACATTGACGATAAATTCCTTGCAATGATACGGCGCTTACAGTAGATTTAAAATGTCACTTTTTTTATCTCTGCACCTGATACAACAATTTCTTTGATAAAGTGGAATCTGAAGATAATACTTTGATTCTTCGAGTGTAATTATCATTTCCGAGATAGAAACTAATTTGTATATCAGTTAGCATTAAaagtatttgataaaaaatcaCGCACGATACGCGTAGATCACTTTACAGGAAGAGACCTTTAAATCAGCGTGATATTACAAGCGTGTCCTAAGTGTTCGGTGCCAACGATTCTACGTATTTTTAGTGTATTTCACGGCGCCGTTGTCCTCTCATTATTGCCGTTGCGGGGAGAGGATAGACGTAGCGAATGCGGGCGAGCGCCTGAAATACACTGGTGCATTTGAACTTCTCGTTTTCCCTTGGTCAAATTTGGTCTATCCGGTCTAGAAAGAGTTAATAATACATACACTGTTTAATTCTGATCCATAGAGCGTTAAATTCTTCCCTTGTTATCACACTGACAAAAAACTTATCCGTTTCACTTTTTGAGAGATGTTGGGAAGTTCGTTAAACGAGTGGTGCGCGCATGTGATCAATTTATGCGTCGCAAGATGGTACTGAAACAAATTTGTAAATAGTGAGAAATCTATCGATCGATCAACGTATCAATGCACTGTTTTATAAACAAACAGTGCAGCGATTTATTCGCACACACTTATACGTGTATAAAATTCGCCGACAACATTCAACAAGTGGCCGCTTGGTGTGTGCATCAGCCCCACCACCGCTCGATCCTCTACACAGCTCGGTCATTCGCGATAGACAGCGAAGAGAAGCATTACCACGGGAAAAGTGCTACATAATAATACCACGTTGGTGTATTCAATGAATTCGTAATTTCACTGTGAACACTGTGGCAAAGCTAATGAATGTCAGTGCGATTACAAGTGACAcattgaaaagaaagaaaaagaaattatggcTATGGATCGAACGATGTACGGGAAGATAGAACGAAGCGCTATCTATCAACCCTATAAAATCACCATTAAGAAGGGTTCGCCACCTGGATGTGAGTTGACGTTTCTTTTAACGTTTAACCcattaataaacaaatttgtGTATTCACAATATTTTGCGGGCCTTTTATGGTCATCAATTTTCCTCCCATTGTCTGTTTAGTTTCATAAGTAAATACTTATTTATCTTTTCTGCTGGGCGCGAAACTCGGgtgatttcaaataataaattgaatccATAGTGCAGTTTAGAAAATTGTTTCTAACGCTTGCGACTGCACGCGCGCATATATGCGACCTCTTTGCATACGTAATCTGATTCCTGatctgaaatataaattataaattgttgtcaataatttttgttttaacagAAATATTTTAGATGAAAGTATTGGTTGCTGTGTGGATACATTATCTATATTGTTTTGCATCTCTGTAACTGTACGCGATATCATTAATGTGGACTTTTAAATTAAGCTCAATTGCTCGTGACGTAAtgcatttctttttttgtcGGTTTAAAATAGGCGTTTAAAACGCTCTGAAACAAATATGCTATATACGcgaatattttagaaaaatgtaTTACTGTTGACTTTAATTTATGATACCAGTTACTCAATTACTTGATTAATATTGCTTAcgtatattcttttttcttgaaCTTTCTATCTGACGTATGTACCAGGAAATTATAATGCTCTTGAACTGCTGACggatttacatatatttttggCATATTTTCAAAGGTTAATACGCAAAGTTACTAATTCAAACAGCTGCCAGTATttcaaaattgttgaaaattatagtaaactactcgaaaaaaatatttgtttttatattgtGTGTCACCGCAGAGGgtgaatacaaattatttttgaaatgcGCTTTTGATCTTGACCGAAAAGATGACTCAGTGCAACAGTttgcagaattttttttttggaaTACCTTTCACCTACAACGTGGGTTGCCTTGACACTAAACTTTCTGAAATAATTGTTGAAGTCATTATTTACTGACGATCCTTTTTAtggaaatgtataaaaagaaTGTGGTAGCTTGATCTCTACGCGTTCCAAGCGaagtttgaattaaaaatactaCTTACCGATAGTTCGACTTGTGCCATCTATTTGGTAGCATTAGAAATAGTTTCAATATAATCTACTTTATCGGCATTGCAGTTAGATGTTACCGACAGCCGATGTATTAGCAAATGAATGCATATTAATTATCCTTTAtctttctaaaaaaaaattaataaacggGTACTAAAATTTCTGATTGTTATGCATATGACGCGCATTCCAGTTGCGACATACCCGTTATTGGAAgttctttttttagaaaaagtgcaCGGAAACTGCGCTTGTTTGTCGTGCATAACATTACATTAAAGATCGTGTAACGATCGATCCAGTGAACGCGTAGGTATCTCTTCCTTGATCGAACCTTGGCTGATCCATATCAGGCACGACAGTGCCTACGCTTTTGCATTCGACGTAACTTCTCAAATAGATTCAACTTGACCTATTCTGTTCACGTTACAAGTTCCGACTATTAGGATGCACCGGTTTAGGTCGTTTCTCGTTACCTTAGGATTACATGGAAAGAAAAGTGAAAACAGAAGTAGAAGATTAGGTGATCGTGGTTATTTTTGGAGAGTTTGTCGTCATAAATCTAGGTGAAAACATTTACCTATAAGCATCATGCGTGTAAACGAAGGTGCGCAATAGAGATGGACAGCAGCAAGGTTGAAACGAGGAAGGGGAATAGGGACAAAGGAAGGAGGAGATGAATTCACGTAACACAGATTCTGTAGATGCAGCCTGAGAATCAACACGTGCTGCCAGTTTCATTTGATCCTGCAACACATTCGCGACATTATCGATAATTCATTTGAAAGGTTATTACTTTCTGTACTTACTTTCTTCATCTGGCAAGGTGATACAACCTTAGGGTGTCTTCCAAAACGTAATCTCTCAAAAATTTTGTTAGTGAATTTCCTTGATTACTGAGAACACTTAAATTGTGAAGTGGAATTTCTTTTTGGTCAGCATTAATTTCACGGAAACATCTGAAAAAATACAATACGCAATCATATTTTGAAACATGAATGATTAATTAGCTCTGGAGATCACTCATgttttaaaaaaacatgataAGCCTTATGGTACCATCCGATgtttaaatttaaacatttatttttatacttattACCGTTACAATGACAGTAGACGCTTGTTTTTATGCGAACtttatagtaaatataattggcAAGGGAAGAGAGGATTTATTTTGAACGTTTCCTTTCTTCAAACTGCAATTTAGTCGTCGCTCTACCTTCGTCTTTGCATCTCAGTGTCCAGTGATTTTGATAGATTATTCTTCAATTCATTCTATCTTTCGCAGATATCtagaaataaattaatcgtTAAATCTCGCGTTGCTCGATATATGTAAAGCATAATAACATGACCGAGATTATGAGACCTGTGTCACCAATCTCACCGGTTCGTTTGGCAACGATCCAAAAACACTCACGCTGGGAACAATACATAAGTAAGTAACTATACCATGAATTAACGTGTACGATCATTAACATGATTAATTCGTGCGTGAAACTTAACTTTACTTTTTAGGATGATTTTTTTGCCCCATCATCACAAGCTATCAACAGTTATCTACAATAACTCTGTATTACGTCATAGATCTTCTATTTCCAATTTCCAAGTAGCATTAAAATCTCCTTTAAACCCATCAGCGAAAGTTCTTACGACTGGTGTTCCGTTTTTTTAGAAACCCATGACGAAAGTGCGTTACGCATATCGCGCAATATTGCCGTTCGAATTCACTGTATGATTCAGAAGTATAAAATAGATTCGGGGAAGCTCGGCAGGCTCGTTGCCAGCGTCGAATCTCATTCAAGCGTGCGATCCCTGTTCCATTTGTTGATCCTGTgcattcaaattcaaatttatgCTTTTGTTCTAAAATCAGTGTTGATACAATGATTTACATGAAAAATTCATATCTATAATTTACCAATGGGAACGCATCTATGAATGAAACGTATCATGCGCTCAGATTCTTTTCCTCGTAATCGGTTCTGCGAGCCGACTAGGCTGCTTTTCCTTTACTTCGAAGTAGCAACGAGTTCCTACTTCCCTTATTATGAGAACACTCCCTCCATCTCCTGTTCTTTCTCCTTCTCCAGTCCAGTTTGCCTCCTCCAGGTTTCAATACTCCAACTCCAAAGCCGGTCGTTTTACCGAGAACTTTATTGACAATCAGTACCGTTTTGTCGATCTCCACGCGTCCGCAGATTCCGTCCATATTTGCGATCGCCACGTGACGCTGTATCTGATCCTATCGCAGTTTATCGATCGGGTTAATATCTCGATGCAAGAAAGTACCGCGCACGGTGGATCGATTTATCGATGTAAACATCGAAGTGCAATCAAACCTCGATACATGTTTTCGTTGGGAGCCATTAAAATTTTCGCGTAGTCTGCAAATAATTTTTGCGTGTCATTGCGTGTCCGCATTTTATTCCCTTGCGAATAAATTTCGAACGCGTAGTAACATCGATAGACACCGTTTCCTGGAAGTCATCTCGCTCGTAGTTCCGATTCGACCGGAAGTGCGTGTCAAAGTTCGACGATCTGAAAAGCGTGGGTGTGTCGTGATTTGTCTCGCGATGGAAACAGAATGCAAATCGCAGGATCAGGATAATCTCTACGAAGCTTACAACGCGGAGCAAACGGAAACCAATCTTCCGAGTCTTGGTAAATGAGCAATTTTCTCGGGATTCGTTTACGACGCTACCTTATGCGCTTATCTTGAGGTTATACTTGTTAAACAACGCTCGCGTCATCGTTTTTTTCGTTGTTCTGTCGCAAGATATCAGAACAGTTTGGCTGTACATGCCTTACTGTACAGGCATCAAACAAAAATTAAGTTCTCTctgtaaaattgaataaagaCAGGTCCTACACATGCTGTGAAGTAGTTCACTTCACCTCGATGCAATGAGGAGGTAAAAGCAATTAATTAAGGGGTGTTAAATTTCTGATTTCAGATGCGTTGTTAGCGGATTTACAAAACACGGTGTCATCGGAGGGCAATCATGTCGGTAGTAATGCAACTCCTGGTTACGGATCATTGAACGGGGCACGAACCACTGCATACAGATCCTACGATAATCGAACTTCCCCTCTTCCCTCACAATCGGTATGTACGCTTTGTTTATACTATCAATCAACAATCGAATGCATCCGCCGTATCATACCATTTAGCGcggattatttttttattagattaCATAAGGTGTCGGTAAAAAAGTATTCgcattgataaaattattttttcttgaattGAAATTCAAGACTATCTCGCAAGAAATTGAATGATTTTGCATGAATAAAATGCTTTCTAAATGTAAacgtattttaaaaaaatgaatttggGTCGATAAATTATCTTTCGTC
The sequence above is a segment of the Osmia lignaria lignaria isolate PbOS001 chromosome 12, iyOsmLign1, whole genome shotgun sequence genome. Coding sequences within it:
- the LOC117609981 gene encoding RING-type E3 ubiquitin-protein ligase PPIL2, translating into MGKRQHQKDKMYLTYTEWTTLYGGKKSGTSESSEDTTFRRLPYDHCCLTLQPFEHPYCDPHGNVFELEAILEYIKRYKHNPITGKSLDPKTLIKLNFYKNVEGQYHCPVLFKLFTKHSHIVAIKTTGNVFSYEAVEQLNIKTRNWKDLLNDEPFTRKDIITIQDPNNATKFNLSTFHHIKNNIKVEDEEMVKDRNNPNAKLKTVSMETKEILFELDRDFKQAAPKEEVSKPKADKFNAAHYSTGAVAAGFTSTVMPTETTHQAAVIAEDLVRYERVKKKGYVRFLTNFGALNLELHCDLVSKTCENFIKLCQRGYYNGTKFHRSIRNFMIQGGDPTNTGNGGTSIWGKTFEDEFKPNLVHQGRGILSMANSGPNTNGSQFFITFRSCRHLDRKHTVFGKIVGGLETLNAIEKVEVDNKDRPIEDIVVQKAQVFVDPFQEADEQLIAEREAEAERLAQESARNKSDDKRGKKEDLKVYRSGVGKYIKMDKDEKTEKDESNTAPAIKKKKVAANSFGDFSSW
- the LOC117609973 gene encoding tRNA endonuclease ANKZF1; protein product: MDHQMFKIYNLEDFNRITKGIKVAQCMQSRSSSVSETEKVLSQLDDLVVSDSLSCSFCNAIFEDKAQQRLHYKLDWHRYNLKQRLNGLKPISEDKFSLLADEGDVSSLSGSDAESENEDETYISETGNSPSGLGENKSTAVKIKKTERKARNAESISDSSDTECSDETVKGKKLESLMVTANRHSKVFFENDDGNIFSIYRCLLHHKKEIPEVDNEMIAQALNSGRKTTWTVIMIGGGHFAAAVFQDGEPIVHKTFHFYTVRAKQGFAQSSRTTNHPKSAGASLRRYNEASLLQHVQDILESWSSHINNSSLILYRAVGPYNRTVLFGGKNPPLDKNDARLRPLPFPTRRATFNEVKRVYDILSTMEIYGSAADFTDCFPISPRQPLRKKVSKVEVIDETSEKVENEEYDSITANNIRNPQDNDKNKIPAQPSPERQQRNSRSHIDRAKPRKSPCRPLPDIVAKLARSSSESELDSQIGTVGVPMDITLVEQELEIEFNEHLLAFQDTVPRYMKNKKTRRQRKKQKKDDCIMNESLISAKMKLWSACKVGDNDLLSSVIDDLLMEAEKNTELEDQNKGDTTVESNSIIHKNDVTKLVNDPNEDGNTMLHVAALNGHLKSVWRLLEAGSDPCNKNRKLQTPYAAANDKETRNVFRRFMGANPDKFNYSKSQIPGPLTDEIEQEESEKKRQYRKLKREKEKLKKKEFDLKKQEEDAKQRFLNLNDREKRAVAAEQRILKQGCSVVSRCFQCAVNMAGQVPFEYNCNRFCSMPCLKEHRLRNKVVT